In Brachyhypopomus gauderio isolate BG-103 unplaced genomic scaffold, BGAUD_0.2 sc333, whole genome shotgun sequence, the genomic stretch AAACTTGGTGAATTTGCTTTGGTCTTCATCAAACTTATAGATGTGAGAACCTCCAAAAAGCTGAGCAACAATCACAAATACCTGGTTCTGGATGATCACTGACTTGCAGCCAACAATGGACTGAcctgaggtttgttaaagaaaCAGGGTTCATGCATTTAAGACCACCATTTAAGACCACCAAGCCTCAATATATAAACAAGCTTCCAAATAGTCCAATTTAGCACTGCATTGGTTGATTTGGCACTGCACTGTTTAATTTAGCATGTTTTTGTCCTGTTCTAACACATATAAATTGAAATCAATACATATTAAGTCAAATATGGTAAATTACAGATGGTAAAAAACTGTGGACCTGCAGCACCGTATTTTGAGAAGTCCAAGTTGTGGGGGGAAAGAATAAAATACAGTATTTGATCAAGATAATCAAAGTAAATTACGTTCCCCTGTTCATATTTCTGAGGATAAAACCAAAGCAAATTTGACGGAATTGCTGCAATACTATCATTCTTTCTTCTTCATTTGTTTTGTTAGTTTTATCATTTTTGTCCTACCTGTAATGTTGTCATAACTCCTGAAGTTCATCTCGATGTGATCCCACTGGAGCACGATGCAACTCTCTATGTTGGGGGCAGCGatggtcacatacacatcattcTTGTGGGAGAAGGTGTCCACAGACAGGGACTCAATGGCCACAGAGTGGAGTGGAATGAAATCTGTTAGGATAGGCAACATTAGCTCAGTCAAAAAAAAATAGATATCTGGCCGTCTCAGGACTGTAAAAACTGCAAAAATTCTGTGAAATTTAAATAGCGGACTACAGTCTAATTGCTTGGCTCCATTTCACAGGTAAATACAGTATACTGGGGGTGGTTCTGGATCTGGAGATGGTGATGGGTGAAGTGGTGTAGATGCCATCATGTTGCCTTTAATTAGCATCCTTCTCTCTGTAACCATGGGAAACGTGTGAGTCATCAGAGAAAAGGGCAGGATTCAGGTGGGGGGGTTAGTCAAGTGTAACCATTCCTGTAATGTTCAGGCTTCTTTTATAGTGGAGACAAGTGAAGCTCTGTTGTttcatccatcatcgtcattCTGTGTGTACCTCCATAAGCTCACGTTAGGCATTTCAGATGAGGTAACATAGCTCCGTCTAAACATGTTTGTCAGAGCAGTGAAGACTGCTCTGTACTGCTATAATGCACATTGATTCCCGGAAAGGTTAAATTAAGCTTAAATTAAGTAAGTTCCATTTCTGTTAGAAACGAATTCTATCTTAATGTCAATGAAAACATGGCTGCCAAACAGGAAGAATAAACAGCATAGGAAAAACAGCAGTTTTCAAAGTAACAAAGCAGTACATGCAGACGTTCAATCTGAAAAGCATCCACATGcaaccctccaccccaccctacacacaaacacgcacacacacacacacacacacacacacacacacacacactacctgtaGAGATACACTCATCGTGGAGGCTGGCCATGTCATTCAGTCTTTTGCCCACCATCTCTTCAGGGCCGGCGCAGAGAACCTCGGACACAGTAGCGTTGGTCTGCTTCAGCCACATCATTATCCACTTTGCACGGCAGTCGCACTGGAACATGTTGCCCCTCAGGTCCCTGGAGGGGCCACACCAGCCAAGGCAAGTGTGCAAGGAGACATACGGATGGTGAGTTTGAGGTGAGTTGACAGCGATGTTACAAAGATCTGTCAACACTTGATATTCCAGCCAAAATCAACTCAAATGAAGGTGACTCTAAAACATGCATGAGAAATAAATGactaattatatattttttcttgaaCCACCAGGTTAGAGCAGAAGAAATGTTTTGGTAAACCTGGAAACACAGCACGAACGTTTGTTCACATGTTTATCTTTCAGAATTCATATGTCAGTGAACCATTTCACGACAAAGTCATAATTCATTTCATGCATCTAGCTCCATATCCACACTGGGTATGACCACAGCAAGCATATTTCTACTATGTACTTAATACATTTTCACAAAGATCAAAATGCAAGCTCACAGTTCAATTAATGAATCCAGTTCACTGAAGAGGTCTCTTGGCAAGGCTTTGATGTTGTTATTCGCCAAAGACCTGTGAGGTTACAGATATGCTTAAGTGCACATGAACCAGTTAGAGGACATTATGAGGGAACTGATAGGATCATGAGAGGCACTCACAGATGGGTCAGGTCTCGCAGGCCTCTGAATGAATACTTCGATGTACTTTCAATCTTATTGTTTTCAATGAACCTAGTAGAAAGACAAGCCAGAATGAATCAGCACCAGGGAACATCATGCACAGGAGAAAACTGAAAGTCAGTGTAAGCAAAAGTAAAATACACTGCAGCATCAGAAACACGACACCATGTCAGATTAACACAAGTCATAGGTTGATATGCGTATCATTATaatggggggtgggtggggtcataTAGTAAAAGAAGAGGATTTTGAATGTCTGTGTATTGTACTAAAGGTTTTTCCTGTGGTGGACCAGGTGTGTATGATCTAAACCCCTGAAAAACATAATTAATCTTACTCATAAATTAAAACTGAACAAAGgcacaaatgaatgtgtgttGGATATTGGGACATCAAGCAGATTAGACTCACAAATATTCCAGGTGAGGAAGTCCAGAAAATGCATCATCCCTGATTGTAGTAAGCGCATTAGAATTAAGTAACCTGTAAATGTAAAAAGAGAGTCATGATTTATTGTAAACAGAATGCATTTGCATACAAACCATATAAACAACATAAGCACTCTAATATTCACATGCAGGTCTGTTTATTTCTTCACACAGTATATCAAAGCAGTGAATGTCTCCTGTGCCAGCCATGAGAAAGAGTTAGACGCTATTGTGAGTGTACATCGACTGTACACAGATTGTGTCTCGTTTCCAATAAAAAAACGAACACTAAGCAAGACTCAACACGGTCCACCTTCAAAGGAAGCCGTTGTCTTCAAGTTTTGTAAACAGCAGTAAGTGAACCGACAAGACCTAACATAACTTATCGTCACTGTACATTAATGAGTTCAAGTTTCTTCACAGATGCTGCAGATAATGAGAGAGAATGTTGACATTTGCTATGTATAATCTGAGGGAATGGTGTGCCAAAGACGATGGTAATCCTGGACAGTGGGATTATTTCCCTTCACAAGATTATTTCGCTGGAGGTTCTAAACAAGTGACATCTTGACTGTCTAAAGCAAATGAACGTTTTTCCCTCACAATACCAGTGATATCTTCCTCAGAACAGAAGTCGTTTTATTTAGAGATTCACATAATATTCACATAATATATACAAAAGCTTTAGGTTTGTGACTATTGTCTAGAGTCATCCATACTCCTAttttacactcaacattggtaCCTCATCTTCATTGCATCGATAGTCCAATTTAGGTACATTCTAAAAAGCTTACGTGGGGAAAAATACTTAAAACAAGCTACTGTCACTTATTTTTCCTAAAATGTATTTAGATGGAGAGAAAAAAACGTAAATATTACTACTTTAGTCTTACAATACAGGTTCAACATAATGGTATTAGGGGATTATGAACCAGGAATATTTGAGAGTAGTAAATTGGTGTTCCTACAGAAGTGTTTATTTTATTCTTAGAATACAGCTTCATCATTTTTGTAAGTGAGCACACTCGTAACTAGTAATATGTGAGCAAAATTTGGCCTTCCAAAATCAATGATTTAGTATGTCAAAAAAGCGATGCCCGTCCAGTTTGCTAAACATGTCATCATTAATGATCGTTAATAATAAAAGAGATCAAACACCCTGGTAACAAGAATACACCGACGCAACCTAACCTTCAACTAAATAATTATTAACGCCATAGCTATTCAAAAATAGAAATCGTGAAGTAGAAAGTATTCTGTAAGATACTAAATCAACAACACGCCATGTTCTGAATATAGTTTCCCCTCAAAATATCATCCTGTTCTTGCCATGTCGCAACCTCTAAatgtaacttttatttgtaagcTAGATTCCGTCGTTGAGAGCAGTCCTCAAGTGTATAAACGTTTAGGAAAGTGGTCTGACTTACAGCAGCTGTAGGGACGGCATGTGTGCGAACATCCCCTCTTTGATCTCGGAGAAGGTTCCGTTCACAATGCTCCTGAAAAGCACGAGAATCAGGCATTAGTGACTAATGAAATGGCCGCATTTActggtttacagtgtagattGCCCTCATAACTACAGCATAAGAAATctcttaaaatgtaaaatgattgTCCACTCGTGCATTAGCCTACAATACTCGCTTATGTTCGCGGCAATGACTCCCAGCACGCGAAAATATTCTGCTGTTTACCTATATACCTATAAATATGTTAGATTCTATAGAAGCCGTATACTTACAATGAATTGACATCGTTCGGGTTGTTCCGTGGGACATTTGAAGACCCAACGCAAATAATAGACTCTTTGGAACAGCTGCATGACGAATGACATTTAAATCCCTTTTTCACCGTGTGCCCCGCTGGGACCGAGCACAATAACAGAGCCAGTATTAACGCACATTGTTTGACAATAGACAGCATCTTTCCTGGCgagtttgcatgtgtgtatgtgccaaAATGAATGACCTGAGCTCACGAGCTGCCCACCCTGCACCATGAAATGCAGCACGGATCCTACTGACATCAGCGAATCAGCTGCAGTTTATGCTACGCTCTCtgaatttaattatttattaaggCGCCCAATACCGGCGACTGTTGGTTTAACAGTTTCTGTTAATGAGCTCGGTGATCATCAACCCATCGTAATCACTGGAATTTAGTATGGTCTTTAATCAGCAGTTGCAAGTTGGGGTAGTTAATCTGTGAATGTATTAATTTACAGGATTGCACATTTGAGGTAAGCGTGGGGGACCATAGCTGGGTTGTGATTTTGCCAAGCTAACGATCAGGACCATGGATAGCTACATATTTGGTGCCCTCCACCAAAGCCATAAATCACTGATCAGAACATTTACATATTGTTAGCATTATCGCGTTGAGTTGAATAAGCAGTAATACGGCCCCTCAAAAGACCACAGTTTAAGTCAAACCACATGAAGCACTGGAGCACACAGTCACGTCAATGAATGTAATAACCAGTTTCATTACATAACTTTAGCACTGCAGTGATACTGATCGATATTACATTATTAGTGACAAGTTTAACTGTGCACTCGTGTTGTCAGTGCAAAGTCAGCAGCGAGAGAAAGTAATACATAGAGTTTGATGGCCAGTGAAAGCGTACATAGAATGTAATTGAAAAAACGGTTGACTCAGCCAGAGGTAAAGTGGGGAGGCAGAAACACTAACGGTAGGGACAGAGCACAGAAATCAGCAGTGTACTCAACAATTCAAAGGAAagaatgagagaagagagaacaaGAAATGAGTTTGACAGCAGTCACCATAAACAAATGAATAATGCCTACAaaatgtgtagagagagagagtgtgattgAGAGTGTGGAGAAGTGTTATTTTCCAAGAGTACAGCATTGTGTACAGTGTTACATCTTCCAGAGTACAGCACTGACTGATCCTACATGAATCATTAATAGAAATATTGCTGTACTGCATATAAAAAATCATTCAGCATTATACGATGGTGGGAGGCGGCTGACTCAACAGACACGACTATCCTAGACTGTCCAAGAAATCCAAAACGTCTATAGTCCTATATTTATAATACATCTATCCCTATAAGAAGAAAAACAACATGGATGTCCAAAGGATGTTTTCAGAGCAATCAATGTGCCATGTCTAAGTTTCAGTAGTAAATTTGAATGCTAAATCTGAAAACAAACTACTATTCTCAAATATTTTAATCAATGTTCTTGTCATGCTACAAGAGTAGCATTTATCAAATGACCTGCAAGGTGATTACAGCACTGAATATGTGTCAAAGATTGACTTACTACTGATTAGTACACTTCAGTGCACAGATCATGAGCTCATGGCTTTCTATTAAAATGTCTCCCTAGTCCATTAATCAAAAAAGAGGCAGCATTTCCCACAACTACAAAAAGACACGGGACCCATGGGAAATGATCTCAGTTTAACTACATTCTGAAAACAGGCTGCATATCATGTAATTAACAAAACATTCAACTATACTCTGAAAGCCAATCAGGAGGACACCATCATTTAGACTGAATTTTCAACAGTACATTCAATGAATCTTTTCATAGAAATTAAAATTCTTCACTAATCTCTCCAAAGCTCCTGTCCCTTCTATGCTGCAAAGCACAGGCAAATTACACAAATGAGTGTAACAGCAAGGGCGAGGCAGAATTTCCATTAAACATATAACGTTTATTCGTAAACATATAGTGCAGGCCGCTGGAATCCTCTGCCTTCGGGAATCGTCATCCCCCGTGGGGGCGTCCGAAACAGCtcagaacaccctccctggaaagacaggggaaaacacgttacaCACGAGcaacagcacagacacaaaaacacatacaggtACATTTACAATGGGCACAAAAGGGAGAAGCAGATTCAGGATAAACAAGGGGATAGACAGAAACACAGGCACAGGCACTACTGGACACAGAGGGTCAGGCCTCTGTGCCTGAAGCACCCACCATAGATTGCGTGGACAGTCCTGAGATCACAGGCATTGAGCCTgacgccctctctctctgtcccttcgCGGAACCCCGAGGTTGATCGGCAGTAGCCATAGCAAGAGCATGCTCAGGCTCTCGGAAAGATGCAGAGCAGCGTGCAGTCCTTCTGGGCACCACTGGAGGGCGCTTCCTGGGCTCTCCTGGGCGCCACCAGAGGGGTGCTCTGCAACTCCTTCCCCGGGACACGCCACCGGGGGGCGTTCAGAGCAGCCGCAGCTCTTGAGCAAGAGCTGTATCCATCCCCTCTTCCTGCTCCATACTTTCCCCCTCAGCCAGGTGGTCCTCTCTCTCGCTGAGAGGACCACCTTACATTATCCCTGGAGTACTCTGATGGTGGTGGTCCAGGTCCTCAGAGTACTCAGATGGAGGGGGGCTGGCATTCTCTCCATAGtacttcatggagacagagtaCTCGGGACAGGAAGGCAAACGTTCTCCCCGTAGTGTTTTGTGGAGACCGAGTTCTCGGACAGAGGGGGACTTGCTGGTGTCCCTGGAGTAAACCGAGGGGGGTGGACTCTCCTCcgagtcctcactcccgaactcatATTCTGGAGGAGATGGAACCATTACCCCAGTGCTGAGTGGCGTACTGGCAGTTGTGCCCACGTAACCCTCATCGGCCAGGGGGGGGAAGAGTCCCTCGTCGGCTGGCTGTGTGTATTTTTCCATGCTCGATCAACGAGTTCTCTACAGAACCCCGccagcccctcctcctctgcctcacGAACACACCTCTGGAGGTACTCACAAACAAAGCCATGTCCCGAGCACCGCTctgggggagagggagtgatTGCGCTTCCGCGCTTCCGCTTATTTTTGCCACCAGAACTCCGGAATCCTGGCATCTCactggctcgtctttctgtaacggtGAGGAAGAACGATGAGGCGAGTTCTGTTAGGCAtataacatataacatataacGTTTATTTGTAAATAGGACAccttaaatagacaaactaaaTTAgacccaagtgatgacgagacgagccacaggtgagacagatgaacacaccCAAACTACACCCCAGGAAATACacataacatttacatttacggcatttagcagacgctcttatccagagtgacttacaaaagtgctaagtgtttagtcagaatatgcatttctatctagtataaacaggtttaagtccaaactactcgagctcaagcactgccataaacagttgccagagctgatacctagaaagaagacaacaaaatataagattagacatagagcaatacctagcaagactgaaatacctacaagactacatgCAGTATGAGTGCAATaattagcaagtgttcccagagataaagtgcaattacgatttataccaatgcttcagtagattagtgcttataagtgctttacaaagagatgggtcttcagtctgcatTTGAAAACCGCAAGAGAGTTCTGGTAAGGTCATAACCAGACGTGGACTACATGAAGACACGCCCTAAGGGAGGGGCCTGAGGCTGTATCATGACAATGGCTTAGTAAAGGTGACTGAACACTAGTTCTGCTCACCATCGTCCAGTTGCCAGTCACTTCAAAACTTTGCACCTCTCTCATGAGAGATTGCTAATCTCCCGTTCTCATTGCTAATCTCTCATTCTCATTGCTAATCTCCTTAGGGTCCTTCTTTATATCAACTGGTATTGATTCGCTGTGTTTTTCAACCACTGAGAATACAGATCAGTAAGGATTAAGAACACTAGGTGCATATCAATTTTACCTATAAACTGGAATTATGAACTGGAACAACATTATGTCATGCTAAATTGTGTTACTGTGCCTGGTGTGATATTACAACATAAGGTTTCAATGCTTGAAATGAGAGCTGCTCTAAATCGAATTGTATGGGCAACCTCTTCATTATACAGACATCATGCTGCATTTGCTACTACACACATCACTTCATGAAGTACAATTTTctaatatttgtatatatatatatatatatatatatatatatatatatatttatatatatatatatatatatatatattatatatatatatatatatatatatatatatatatatatatatatatatatatatatatatatatatatatatatatttctaaagCACTCTTTAAACAATTTATATTGACCAAAGTGTTGTACATAGAATAAGCATCACTAAatatgaggggaaaaaaaagatttaaacaTTTAAGACACAAGTAAAAGACACATGATGATTAGATTAATAACAAGTAGAACACAATAAAATGAGTAAGAAATCagactgaaaaattgtaatgtcACACCTTCTGCATTCAGCTGGTCTTGTACAGACTACACACCCCACAATCCTCCAAGACACTCTCGCTCCTCTGAGCATCAATGCCTGTTTGTCTAGATCGTTTTACTATTTACACACACCAGGTTCTTAGTTGCAGTCTTACCCTGGTAATTAGTTTTTCAGCCTCAGTGTCTTTGACCCATTTGCCTACGCTTTGCCATTTCCTGGACTGATACCGAATATTCCCTTTGCTTCCGTGTAGTATTAAACTCCCGTTACTCACCCACATGACTCCACTCCTGTGTTCAGCTAAACTTGATACTCAACAATACTACTTAATCACTTTAAAACGTTGAACTGAGAATTTTCCTGTAATTTAGCTAGAACAGGCAGTTTTTTGTGTAAAAATTGAATCCAGCATTTCTTAAAGGCACTTTCACTAAACACATCTTCAACTTCACTGGTCCAGTATATCTCTGCCTATTGACTTGGAGACATGAGAACAGCTGCTACTTTATCTTAATCAAATAGTATTTATAATCACCCATAACTCACTAGTACAGAAAACATGCAGTTCTTAGTCACATCCCTCTGTATTTCATGCTCACTCAAAACATGCTTATTATTTCTGTAGTTTCCTTCAGAAATCTCACAATACTGTCATGTCACTCAAAACATAATGAAAAAAGTGTTATACTAGGTTGTATTTACTTTATTTGTTTGGGTTACAAATGGTAGGGCATTTGTAAGGCATTTCCAATTCTTTAGCCACAAAATACAGAGGAAAAAAAGACACACCAAAACTCATACGCTTAATTTTTGTTTAAACATGTAATTAAATATGTTCTAGACGAATCTCAGTAGACCTCCTCACTATAAACGGTCATAAATTAAGGTAAATGAGGGGGAGTCAATCTTTTTGGGGCTAAATAACTGCCCCATTACAATAAACCACAGGAGAGCAACACATTTTCCATTATTAAAGATATTTGCAAGACTGTGCCATGTGCAATAGTAAATGATACAGCAAGGCACAGGCAAAAAATGGAGAAGCTATGCTTAAAGGTGTGTCTTTGAACAGAATTCCTTAATAATACCAACAAAAATGCCAAGAACAACTTCAGATTTTTAAATGAGATCTTTATTAACAGCTACAATTATGTGCCTTCACTTCCTCGATTTACTTTCCTTTAAACCTAGTAGTGGCCTATTTCAGTGCGTGATGGAAATGTTAATGGGTCTTTATCCCACCCTGTCCACAAGAGAAGTGTAATACAGACAGCTCTTGCAGAACAATACATCTTGTTAAGGCAGCAGTTCATTCACGGCACCGTTTGGTCATGTGGATCCTCAGATAGTGACACCAACTCATTCTTCTCCACGTGCGCCTCTTTCTTAATGGCCTTAAGGCACTTGTCCAGCCGCTTG encodes the following:
- the lgi2a gene encoding leucine-rich repeat LGI family member 2a; the encoded protein is MLSIVKQCALILALLLCSVPAGHTVKKGFKCHSSCSCSKESIICVGSSNVPRNNPNDVNSLSIVNGTFSEIKEGMFAHMPSLQLLLLNSNALTTIRDDAFSGLPHLEYLFIENNKIESTSKYSFRGLRDLTHLSLANNNIKALPRDLFSELDSLIELDLRGNMFQCDCRAKWIMMWLKQTNATVSEVLCAGPEEMVGKRLNDMASLHDECISTDFIPLHSVAIESLSVDTFSHKNDVYVTIAAPNIESCIVLQWDHIEMNFRSYDNITGQSIVGCKSVIIQNQVFVIVAQLFGGSHIYKFDEDQSKFTKFQDIEVSKISKPNDIEAFQIGEDWFFIIADSSKAGLSTLYKWNDKGFYSYQSLHEWFRDTDVEFVNLDGKAHLILASRSQVPVIYQWNKSAQKFVLQGEIPNMEDVVAVKAFWIKEELYLAMTRYIGDSKVLQWGAKQFTEIQALPSRGSMILQPFSFKDRHYLALGSDYTFSQVYLWDVEKKSFNRFKEVYIQAPRSFTVVSTDRRDFIFASSFKGSTQIFEHVIIDLSL